The following proteins are co-located in the Polystyrenella longa genome:
- a CDS encoding DUF2339 domain-containing protein produces the protein MTISVLIFVVMLLVMINYLGGLKEGIKFNKEDVGKLRQRMKSLEAQLNQLRLQLRNSDEPNHAEPEASLPAEIGMVHEFQQDETNIEEEFFGVGIDELEIIPEGEVSTKPEKENSEPRPVSSRVSDPGQEFLHSAPVARDSEFDKENSWEQILAGKWLSWLGAVTFIIGAGFFIKYTIDMGWIGPRERVLIGLATGLLAFAGGVWAKIRDYGFVSQGLVGTAMGILYFSIFAAVEWYQLVPVPIGLTGLMVVTGMTLAFALWSNTQVTALIGMFGGYLTPLMLWPGEHSLAPLFSYLFVLNSGILLITTRRQWSWLQLLSLGGTTLAWVAWLDYHYDPAAIKPTFLWMSVFFVQFVLLSVWNHLIQRRDMKPLDLVLMLATPFVFLGGYLWITQEVWRDSQGLLSLAMALVYCLMTVLCWYRVPENKQLIQVQAGIALSFFILAVPLHFDGYWIPLLWTVQSLLLIQTGFRMKDGRVRLCGLALLAIVQLFLFGYTVETFSHPVGSYWKFVEHQPETMEMLSRGPGEYTFSLAHLFNERSFCFFASLFSFGLLAWEYRRRSDNIKFGLDVAGSGNQWMLFSENQTEEFLRMSGLFAQAWLITFFVLCCNEGLMVGKMMAWIPQAYPPVFSALTGVTAFLAWGYFSRWRPHRGLAMVYLLMALGVCSLFIGGMYTLLDWKTSYPTALSANRYYQFWICPVLNLRFLGHGALVAVAIWFCCRAERLTVLFKDEPRRPEDEISLFRLDAEGWRKTFGLYAFSASLALLTLEAYAIGVQRDWGTATSLSITAVWTGYGLVLLLLGIARKSVNLRTVALTIFLLTTVKVYLHDVWYLDKTIRTLAFMGLGVVLLFIPWLYKRYRHRLKKGAGELPQKT, from the coding sequence GTGACCATATCGGTCTTAATTTTCGTCGTCATGCTGCTGGTGATGATCAATTATCTGGGGGGCCTCAAAGAAGGCATTAAATTTAATAAAGAAGACGTCGGCAAACTACGACAGCGGATGAAGTCGCTGGAAGCACAATTGAATCAACTGCGATTACAACTGAGGAATTCTGATGAGCCGAATCATGCTGAACCCGAGGCGAGCCTGCCTGCTGAGATCGGGATGGTTCACGAATTTCAACAGGACGAAACGAATATCGAAGAGGAGTTCTTTGGAGTCGGTATAGACGAACTGGAGATCATCCCTGAAGGGGAAGTAAGTACCAAACCCGAAAAAGAGAATTCAGAGCCAAGGCCCGTCTCGTCGAGAGTTTCGGATCCAGGCCAAGAGTTTCTTCATTCTGCTCCTGTGGCAAGAGACTCAGAATTCGACAAAGAAAATAGTTGGGAACAAATTCTCGCCGGAAAGTGGCTCTCCTGGTTAGGGGCGGTGACGTTCATTATTGGGGCGGGTTTCTTTATTAAATATACGATCGATATGGGATGGATTGGTCCTCGCGAACGTGTTTTGATCGGTCTCGCTACGGGACTTCTGGCTTTTGCGGGTGGTGTCTGGGCGAAAATTCGTGACTACGGCTTTGTGAGCCAGGGGCTCGTCGGTACGGCGATGGGCATTTTGTACTTCTCGATATTCGCCGCCGTGGAATGGTATCAACTTGTGCCCGTACCAATAGGCTTAACGGGCTTGATGGTCGTAACGGGGATGACCCTGGCATTTGCACTCTGGTCGAATACACAAGTGACGGCACTGATAGGAATGTTTGGTGGGTACTTGACGCCACTCATGTTGTGGCCGGGTGAGCATAGTCTGGCTCCGCTCTTCTCTTATCTCTTTGTCCTGAATAGCGGGATTCTATTGATTACGACTCGACGTCAATGGTCGTGGCTGCAATTGCTCTCTCTGGGGGGCACGACTCTCGCTTGGGTCGCGTGGTTAGATTATCACTATGATCCTGCCGCGATCAAACCGACGTTCCTCTGGATGTCCGTTTTCTTTGTCCAATTTGTGTTGTTGTCTGTTTGGAATCATCTCATTCAACGTCGAGATATGAAACCGCTCGATTTGGTGCTTATGCTGGCGACACCCTTTGTCTTTCTGGGAGGATATCTCTGGATCACTCAGGAAGTATGGCGAGACTCACAGGGACTTCTATCACTGGCGATGGCGTTGGTTTACTGCTTGATGACAGTTCTCTGCTGGTATCGTGTTCCCGAAAATAAGCAACTGATCCAGGTACAGGCGGGGATTGCCTTAAGCTTCTTTATTCTAGCAGTTCCACTGCATTTTGATGGGTATTGGATTCCACTGTTATGGACAGTGCAGAGTCTGTTATTGATTCAAACAGGGTTCCGCATGAAAGATGGCCGCGTTCGACTATGTGGTTTAGCCTTACTGGCGATCGTGCAGCTCTTCCTGTTTGGATATACGGTGGAGACTTTCAGTCATCCAGTTGGCTCCTACTGGAAATTCGTGGAGCATCAACCAGAGACGATGGAAATGCTTTCACGAGGTCCCGGTGAGTATACATTCTCGCTGGCACACCTTTTTAATGAGCGGTCGTTCTGTTTCTTTGCTTCCTTATTCTCATTTGGCTTGCTCGCGTGGGAATATCGTCGTCGATCGGACAATATTAAATTCGGTCTCGATGTGGCTGGTTCGGGGAATCAGTGGATGCTGTTTTCTGAAAACCAGACCGAAGAATTTCTGCGGATGTCAGGTCTATTCGCTCAAGCTTGGCTGATTACGTTTTTCGTTCTCTGTTGCAATGAAGGATTGATGGTTGGAAAAATGATGGCGTGGATACCTCAGGCGTATCCTCCTGTGTTCTCCGCGCTTACGGGGGTGACCGCCTTTCTTGCCTGGGGATATTTCTCACGCTGGCGTCCGCATCGGGGGCTGGCGATGGTTTACTTGCTGATGGCGTTGGGAGTGTGCAGTCTGTTTATCGGTGGGATGTATACGCTGTTGGATTGGAAAACGAGTTACCCAACGGCACTCTCTGCGAATCGGTATTATCAGTTCTGGATCTGTCCCGTGTTGAACCTGAGATTTCTGGGCCATGGAGCCCTCGTCGCGGTCGCCATCTGGTTTTGTTGCAGGGCAGAACGCTTAACCGTCCTGTTCAAGGATGAACCTCGTCGTCCGGAGGATGAGATATCCCTGTTCCGACTGGATGCCGAAGGCTGGCGAAAAACTTTTGGGTTGTATGCCTTTAGTGCGAGCCTGGCTCTACTGACATTGGAAGCTTATGCGATTGGAGTACAACGCGATTGGGGGACGGCCACCTCGCTTTCCATCACTGCCGTCTGGACTGGATACGGTCTAGTATTACTGCTGCTGGGGATTGCGCGGA
- a CDS encoding DUF1501 domain-containing protein, with protein sequence MTFLPESDFLKQTRRHFLGRASTGLGAAALGSLLQSTTAQATEPHGGVMSDYHHAPKAKRIIYLFMSGGPSQLDLYDYKPVLNERNGEDLPESVRQGQRLTGMSANQAQLPLAGSAFDFQQHGQAGMWMSELLPHTAKMADELCLIKSMHTEAINHDPAITFFQTGSQIAGRPSMGAWLSYGLGSANENLPTFCVLVTKDKGGQPLYARLWGTGFLPSVHEGVQFRAGAEPVLYLKNPAGISPTARRKMLDRLQELHQIEQEKNLDPLIESRIAQYEMAYRMQTSVPEVTDLSSEPDHIFEMYGEDSRTPGTFAANCLLARRLAEQNVQFIQLYHQGWDQHSNLPNSLRNQTKETDQPCAALLQDLKQRGMLDDTIVLWGGEFGRTNYSQGKLTASDYGRDHHPRCFSMWGAGGGFKPGMQYGETDPFGYNVAENPVHVHDLHATLLHLLGIDHERLTYKHQGRRFRLTDVFGDVKDELLA encoded by the coding sequence ATGACTTTCTTACCGGAATCCGATTTTCTGAAACAGACCCGTCGACATTTCCTCGGCCGGGCTTCCACCGGACTTGGTGCGGCTGCACTGGGGTCATTACTGCAGTCCACGACGGCTCAGGCTACGGAACCACATGGCGGCGTGATGTCTGATTATCATCATGCTCCCAAGGCGAAGCGGATCATTTATCTGTTCATGTCGGGGGGACCTTCCCAACTTGATCTGTACGACTACAAACCTGTGCTCAATGAGCGAAATGGGGAAGACTTGCCCGAGTCGGTCCGACAGGGGCAACGGTTAACAGGAATGTCGGCTAACCAGGCACAGCTACCACTGGCGGGATCGGCCTTCGATTTCCAACAGCATGGACAAGCCGGAATGTGGATGAGCGAACTTTTACCGCACACGGCGAAAATGGCGGATGAGCTTTGCCTGATTAAATCGATGCATACCGAAGCGATCAACCACGACCCGGCGATTACTTTCTTCCAGACAGGCTCTCAAATTGCCGGTCGTCCTTCCATGGGCGCCTGGCTCAGTTACGGACTTGGATCCGCGAACGAAAATCTACCGACGTTCTGTGTGCTGGTGACGAAAGACAAGGGAGGGCAGCCACTCTATGCGCGACTGTGGGGGACTGGTTTTTTACCGTCCGTTCATGAAGGAGTTCAGTTTCGTGCGGGGGCGGAACCAGTTCTTTATCTAAAAAATCCCGCAGGAATCAGCCCGACCGCGCGACGGAAAATGCTGGATCGACTTCAGGAGTTACATCAGATTGAACAGGAAAAGAACCTCGATCCTCTGATTGAATCTCGAATCGCTCAGTATGAGATGGCATACAGAATGCAGACCTCGGTTCCCGAAGTCACAGATCTCTCAAGCGAACCCGATCACATCTTCGAGATGTATGGTGAGGATTCACGAACACCGGGTACCTTTGCGGCGAACTGCCTGTTGGCTAGGCGTCTGGCGGAGCAGAATGTGCAATTTATTCAGCTGTATCATCAGGGATGGGACCAGCACAGCAATTTGCCCAATTCTTTACGGAATCAAACAAAAGAAACCGATCAGCCCTGTGCCGCACTTCTGCAAGATTTAAAACAACGTGGCATGCTTGATGACACCATCGTGTTGTGGGGAGGTGAGTTTGGTCGTACCAATTACAGCCAGGGAAAACTGACGGCCAGTGATTATGGCCGCGACCACCACCCACGGTGCTTTTCCATGTGGGGGGCGGGCGGTGGCTTCAAACCGGGCATGCAATATGGCGAGACGGATCCATTCGGTTACAACGTAGCTGAGAACCCGGTTCACGTTCACGATCTGCACGCCACACTCTTGCATCTACTTGGCATTGATCATGAACGTCTGACCTATAAACATCAGGGACGACGTTTTCGATTGACTGATGTGTTTGGCGATGTAAAAGACGAGTTGCTGGCTTAG
- a CDS encoding alpha/beta hydrolase — protein MRWLNSILTCLILTITAAPLLAEEPYKHGPDSERQAGVPQGEILEGSYTSDDVYAGTVRDYYVYIPAQYQPGETACLMVFQDGASYVDVERDQRVPIVFDNLIHQKKMPVTIGVFINPGVFSQETEGGKPKRNRSFEYDTLSDQYARFLIDEFLPMIAKKYEVKFTDDPEGRAICGISSGGICAWTVAWERPDSFRKVLSHVGSFTNIRGGHVYPALIRKTEPKPIRVFLQDGSNDLDNAHGNWPLSNQQMAAALKFSEYDYKFVYGEGGHNHIHGGAILPESLVWLWRDYQPKK, from the coding sequence ATGCGCTGGCTTAATTCAATCCTGACCTGTCTGATTCTGACAATCACTGCTGCCCCCCTGCTGGCAGAAGAACCTTACAAGCATGGTCCTGACTCGGAACGACAAGCGGGCGTCCCCCAGGGAGAGATCCTTGAGGGCAGTTACACCAGCGACGATGTCTACGCGGGCACCGTACGGGATTATTACGTTTACATCCCCGCACAGTATCAACCGGGAGAAACGGCTTGTCTGATGGTCTTTCAGGACGGAGCATCGTACGTCGATGTAGAACGTGACCAGCGGGTGCCGATCGTGTTTGACAATTTAATCCATCAAAAGAAGATGCCTGTCACCATTGGGGTGTTTATCAACCCGGGAGTTTTCTCCCAAGAAACGGAAGGTGGAAAACCTAAACGAAATCGCAGCTTCGAATACGACACCCTCAGCGATCAATATGCCCGGTTCTTAATCGATGAGTTTCTGCCCATGATCGCAAAGAAGTACGAAGTCAAATTCACAGACGATCCGGAAGGGCGTGCGATCTGTGGAATCAGTTCTGGTGGAATTTGTGCCTGGACTGTTGCCTGGGAACGCCCCGACTCTTTCCGCAAAGTCCTTTCCCACGTCGGTAGCTTTACCAACATTCGCGGGGGGCATGTTTACCCGGCTCTCATTCGCAAAACTGAACCGAAACCGATTCGCGTCTTCCTGCAGGATGGTTCGAACGATCTCGACAATGCCCACGGGAACTGGCCTCTCTCCAATCAACAGATGGCCGCGGCATTGAAATTCTCCGAGTACGACTACAAGTTTGTCTACGGCGAAGGAGGCCACAACCACATCCATGGAGGCGCTATTCTGCCGGAATCACTTGTCTGGTTATGGCGTGATTATCAACCCAAGAAATAA